Proteins from one Arthrobacter sp. Soc17.1.1.1 genomic window:
- a CDS encoding NUDIX hydrolase, whose amino-acid sequence MGTTGMPAVQHQLPTVEEVSAGGIVVDTTRETLDVAIIARLNRGGRLEWCLPKGHPEGVENSEEAAVREIAEETGIEGRIVSALGSIDYWFTVSGHRVHKTVHHFLLIATGGCLTIENDPDHEAVDVAWVPLQELGRKLSFPNERRIADLAREVLPEHL is encoded by the coding sequence ATGGGGACCACGGGTATGCCTGCCGTGCAGCACCAGCTGCCCACGGTGGAGGAGGTGTCCGCCGGCGGGATCGTCGTGGACACCACGAGGGAGACGCTCGACGTCGCCATCATCGCTCGCCTGAACCGCGGCGGCCGCCTCGAGTGGTGCCTGCCGAAGGGCCACCCGGAAGGCGTGGAGAACAGCGAGGAAGCGGCCGTCCGGGAGATCGCCGAGGAGACCGGTATCGAGGGAAGGATCGTCTCCGCCCTCGGCAGCATCGACTACTGGTTCACCGTCAGCGGCCACCGGGTGCACAAGACCGTCCATCATTTCTTGCTGATCGCCACCGGCGGCTGTCTCACCATCGAGAACGACCCGGACCACGAGGCCGTCGACGTCGCCTGGGTCCCCCTGCAGGAACTCGGCCGCAAACTGTCCTTCCCCAACGAACGCCGGATCGCCGACCTGGCCCGCGAGGTGCTGCCCGAGCACCTCTGA